The window CACAAGGTAACGAGATGCCATCTTTGACAACAGGTTCGTAGAGTAGACTGCGGGTTAttcatatgtacatacatatgataTAAATATAATGCGTTATGAATATAATATTGCTAGGACAGTTGTTGTGCGGAGGATTATTTTCGCTGGATTCTTTGTCGAATTGGTTTTCCGCGGTGGCGTTATCTCACGCACTGATCGACGATAGTACGCAGAAGGAACAACTGTTGCGCGTACTTCTTGCAACTAATATCGGAAAGCCACCAGTAACTTTGATGCAACAATGCGTCATGTTGCTGCAACAGGGCAATAAAACGCAATGCAAATTAGGCCTTCTAATGTTACTTTGTAGATGGACCGCTCATTGTCCAGCAGCGGTTAAATCGTTCTTGCTCATCGATTCTTCCGTAGCTTACTTAACGGCCTTGTTGTCATCGCAAGAGAATAACGACGACTTACAAGAAACTTTACTGCAAAGTATGTGCGCTATGCTTATTGGATTCTGTATACATTTTAATGACAACAGTGTTCCAAATTATACAAAGGTATGATGAAAGGATTGATGAAACATTCAACCGAGTAATTACAAACAACATCTTACCCTACCTTTTTCTAGGAGAAATTGTGCAATTTAATTGAGAATAGAATAGGATTAGAAAGATTTCAAGATGCTATCGGTGGTCTCGCTAGGCACGAGGTCTATTCTAGAACGTTAAAGCATCCCCAACCTTCGGTGAAGAATCCTTCGGAGCTTTTATTGGATCATGAGTTTTGTAGATTATCGAAAGCATTAGAAGGTACAAGAAGTACTGTTCTTATCTTTCTTTCATTCACTTTTATAGTTTCTGTGTTATTACTTTTCTTCAATTGGCTTACGTTCACATATTTTTAGGTATGATTACAAAGTCAGTTCTAGACGCGAATAGCTTGCATAATGAAAATCAAACTACAACACCGACACCGCCAGATTCTGTTCTGGTAGCCCAATATAAAGAAGTTATACGAGAGCAAGATCTACAAATACAAAAGCTGAACCAAGTCACGGAATCACTTGCCAGAGAGAAGCATGAACTTGAAGTACGGTACAGTAcagtatagtatagtatagtataaTACATAGCATATTGTACTTGCTATTTACctatcttattattattattattatttttacagtTACAAGCTCATGATCTTCGATCGACCATTAGCCATTTAAAAGATCAAAATTTGGTTTTACGAGCAGCGCGAACTAATATGCTGTCGGAAGAAATAGAATTGTATGGCACAGTGAATAACGGAGACTCGGCAAAAGAATTGGAAAAGTGTAGGAATGTTGTTGTAGATTTAGAAAACCGTTTAGCAGAATATACTTGGACGATAAATGAATATAAACGGAAATTCGAAGAAAGAGACGAGGCTGATATTGAACGTAAATTGAAAGACAAGTCCGAGGAACTGGAGAAACTGAAGAAAGATCAGGAAGATCTTTTGGAGCTTCTGACCGATCAAGATAGCAAAATTATACTATACAAAGAGAGATTGATCGCACTGGGTGAAAAGGTATTTATCTACTTTTCACGTGGTGTACTTATAACTGAAATTTAACTGATATCTTTTATTAGGTTGAGACGGACGAGAGTTCCGTCGAATTGGACACCGACGATCACCCAGAATCCAACAATTCGATCGAACGAAACGATTAAAATATCACCTTCGCGATCGAGAAGatcctttccttctcttcaTTTTTAATCTTAATTTCCTCCCCATTCATCCACGATGACAACCTATCGCTGGAGGTGGTGAATAATCTATCGATGCAGGGAACGGTGAATATCAGAaagtaaaaatgattttttattactttcccGAAATTTTATGTACAACACTTTAACGGAATCGTACACGGACATGAATTCGACAAATGATGAATGAATTCGatagaatttaataaaatgtatgCAAGTCGGAGGTAGGTTTCAGTGAAggttcctttttaaaaaattctatgatACGGCTAtaggaaataataaaacaagTTATTTCGATGTTCTATTAAGTGACAACAACATCTTTGTATGTATTCCGTCAAGTCAAGTATGTATGATATCATTTAATGTAATTGTTACAAGAGGTACTTTTACTTTTTACGTGCTTTCAATAAAAGTACCACACTTGGAATATTTTCTCATGTACTATCAACTATTACATACCTACCATAGCGCAAGCTTCTATTTACATTGAGTTGGTGGTTTCGGCGGTTCCGGCGGTTCCGGCGGTTCCAGCGGTTCCAGCGGTTCCAGCGGTTCCAGCGGTCTCACACGCTAGTCTCTTGTTGCTTAATAACTGCTTGCACACATTTTGCCATAGTGGGCGATGCACGAGATATCACGTCCGTCATGAAAAAATGATTCAACGTCTTCTGTTTAATTTCCAACGGGCTCGAGGGCAATGTTTCGTTCACCTCCTACAAGTACAAGATACGTGTATCGCGTTTATACCGCGTTACATTTGGCACGTACATATGTATCATTACATACCTTTGATAGCTCTATTGCCTGGGCAATATAATTAGCTGATTCCACATTACCGTATCTGACTAAATGAGGTGCAATCTCTTCGAGTCTAGATCTGATCTCGGCCAAGTTGTCATAAGGTAAACAAATTCCACAAATCTGTTCAAAACAATTCATCTTTTTGTTTTCCCCGATTGACAATTCACATTTACCCATTTGCATATGTGCGCATTAATTACGTTACTTACCTCGGAAAGAGCCCGTATAATTTTCCAATCTGGTCGTGCTACAGCCGGAGGTGTAATTGCAGCGCAAGTTTGTTGAGCGCGACCTTCCGTATTTACGTAGGTTGCGACTTTTTCGGTGTACGCAGCTCCAGGAAGTATAACGTCTGCGATCGAAGCTCCCTCGTCTCCGTGGCTTCCTGTACGGAGGCGCGTAAGtcagaaaaatgaaaagatttccGTTCTGTGTATGTAATTACGTGCAATCGCGTATACCTATGTATACGATAAGGGTATTCGGTAAGTCTTGTTTCTTTATATTGCCATCGTCGGATCCCAATAAGAACAGAATCTTTGGCTGTTGCTGCTTCACTTGTTCGATTGACGAAGAATAACCTACATCTAGCGCAGCTACTTGTGACGCATTCGTGTGAAGAATGTTTAATACTTTCCATACCTCAGAAGCCTAGAAAGCAATACCTCCTGTATGTACTTGCGAACAATTACATATAAAAATCATCCTTCTCTCACCTTTGAGTTTTCTCCTAAGGCCTGTGCCAGTAACTGCGTCTCGGCCAAAATTTTCGCTCCATCTTTTCTAGTTAATTGTTCAGCACCCAAAATGATCAGAGGCTTCTTAGCACTTTTCAAAGTATTCGAGAATGGATGACTACCATTTCTTAGTTGTGTAATAATGTCTGGAGACTGGCCTAAATGCTACAATTCAGGCAAGTGTGTTGAGTCTTGAATGTTTATGAATAAGAAAACATTATGGTGCTACTCGTCCAGCCTAATGAGCCTACCTCGTGATTATAGGTCAAATCTACGTCCGAACCGATCAGAGCGATAGTCTGTTCACCATGAATATATCCTTTCCTTAAACGGGTATTTACCAACGGTGCTTCGTATCTCGGATTTGTACCGATTAGTAATACCACATCAGCTTCCTCGATTCCAGCAATTGTGTTGTTCAATAAATAATTGCTTCTTATATCGATACCCGCACCCTGCTTTGGAAAGCTTTGCTCTGTTGCAAGAGTCTCACTACCAAGCCTGTTTATGAAATCCTTCAATGCTACAAGGGACTCTGCGTCAGCTAGTTTCCCAGCAATCGCGGCACACTTATTTAACGGTACATCTTGAACTGCCTGGGCAACTGGGAAGCAGTGTATCATATTAATTTAGCAAAAATACCACCTGTATCTCATTAagaggaaaattgaaaaattcaaaaagtaatGCATAATTACAATGTACCTGTTACAAGAGCATCCTCCCATTCAACGGCTTCCAATTTTCCATCGATTTTCATCATGGGAGTTATAAGTCTTTGACGCTTAAGTCCGTCATAAGAGAAACGCGCTTTATCCGATAACCATTCTTCGTTTATTTCCTACACAGTATCGCGTGGTTAAGGTTTACCAATACACCTTTAATGGTGGTTACCGCTTACGATACTAACTTCGTTCACCCTTGGCAAGATTCTTAAAACTTCCCCTGTTCTATGCGATATCACTATGTTACTACCGACAGCGTCAAGGACATCGATGCTATCCGTACGGCGTGTCTCCCATGGGCGAGCAACAAAAGCATACGGCTTACTAGTTAATGCTCCGACGGGACACAGATCAATAATATTTCCAGATAATTCGGATAGAAAGAGTTTCTCCACGTATGTTCCCACCTGTAATTTGTATATGCAATTTCAGGAAATACCATCTAGATAGCGAATTCTGAGTGGCTAGTTGAATGGCTAAACATACTTGCATATCATTTCCACGGCCTGTAGTTCCCAAATCATCGATACCGGCTACTTCGGATGCAAAACGAATGCACCTTGTACAATGGATGCAACGGGTCATAATTGTTTTTATCAGGGGCCCAATATCTTTGTCCTCCACCGCTCTTTTACCACTGTAGTTAATATCGACGAATCTGCTGCGATCGCTACCAAACGCCATACTCTGATCTTGTAAATCGCACTCGCCGCCTTGATCGCAAATCGGACAGTCCAAAGGATGATTTACTAATAAAAACTCCATGACACCTTCTCGAGCTTTGCGGGTTAAATCGGAATTAGTCTTCACCCTCCAACCTTTCATCACAGGCATGGCACAAGCCGCAACAGGCTAAACGTAATTTTGTAGAACGATTGTATTCATAATTATAGCTGTACATGTTGTTCTTATGTTAGAAAGTGTATAATaacgacgaaaaataaaaaataccttgacttgtttttcaatttccacAAGGCACATCCTACAATTACCTGCCACTGCTAAACGTTCGTGATAACAAAATCTGGGAATCTCTACTCCTATCTTAGCTGCTGCCTAAAAGAGACAATCAAGTAAAAACATAGCGAAAATTTAACAAGCATGTAAATCCTAAGTTATAACATTACGTATTTTTACTAATATTTAGTAAATGGTGTAAAGGAAATTGCGTTACCTGCAAAACAGTGGTACCTGGCGGAACTTGAACAGGTTTGTCATCTATGAATACTTCTACCAATTCTTGTCGAAGTTTGGAGGATGTATGTAATCTCACTGCAAAGGCTCTACCATTCTGTAGTCCCACTCCCGTAGACAATCTTGTCACTGGGAGCCTCAACATTTTGCCCCGTTCACCCTTTACGCGTCGGTCCTATGCTGTTATATAAGAAAAACTCACAGTTGAAACTTCGGCTAGCTACATATATAATCGGGTGTAATAACCTAATTTAtagtttttcaacatttatcGTAGCTAATTCACCGATAGAATATGTAATGTATTGGTATAATGAAACTTTCTTTGTCTCGATTTCTCATTCaaaatatttacattaattttattcggttaaaaattaccaaaatgcCTGGACTCCTGGAGGACAGACGGTGAGACGTGAGACTGATGGTCGACGAGCTCGATCCGAAATAAGACTTCCTACTTTGTAATGTCGTTTAATTATCCATCACTGTCTTACTTTCGAACACACCACTCTTCACGAGTTCTACcataaataaattaatcttCTATAAATAATCACTCAGTTGCACAATATGTAAAGAATCTAATGTTTATATAGATATTGCTTTATTTCGAAAGATACCTAGTTCTATTTTGCAATACGCGCTCCAAATACGATGCGAAACGTATGGATATAAGCGTAAGTATTACATATTGCATATGTCAAACAGATGCAGAAAAAATAGCGGAGCACCAAAAGCATTCATAATGCGCAGTGTCCAGCTCCGAAATTATCGATACTAAGCACCGTTCACAACGGTGTTCTTGATGAACGCGCACTGAAATCATCGATGCATTGCTATCTtacatctttgttttccatgtTCGGCATTCGTCGTTGCTTTCGATGCGCGCATGGTACACGGAACTGCACGCACGGAACAAGGCTGCACCGTTGAGTTCGTGTTTGAAAATTAATCGATCTATCTAGTTGgcttattaattaatagttcaATTAATAAGCTAAGAATAAGCCACATTATAATTTGGCTAACAAACAGTTGCGAATATGCTTTTAACTAATGTGAATTTCGAATGCAAATTTAACCTATATtcatatcattttatttaaacttttaatgttataataatttatgagGTCTATCCATATACGCATATGCACACATACACTTTCTTGAATACACAGTATACCGTGATGCATCTAAGTATATTTATTGCTCTTTATTAATCATGAAAAGTTTCTATTTTAGTAATATAGATATTTAATTTGAGTGATAAGGTTTAATAacatagatattttaatttttaatctacttattatataaatattagttTATCTAAAATCTATTGAggtttcgaaaaattgatattgccatAATCAATTATTATATCCTATAATAATACTCCTAcaaatttcagctacttttcTACTTCAATTGAGTGCGTTACTTGACTCAACATTATTGATAGTGTTTAATTATACTCCTTCAGTTTCTTTCGAAGAAAACACATTTTTAAGTCTGCAATAGCAAacatggaaaacaaagatgtaATATAGCAATGCATCGATGTTTTTAGTGCGCGTTCATCAAGAACACCATTGTGAACGGTGCAGACATCTTTCCGTGTAAATACCCCAGATAGCAcaggacgtcttaaagacgtccattttacgtcCGAACGCCTGTCGGCttgatttgtgaaaatggacgTCTTCAAGACGTCCACAAAACGTCCTGAACACGCCTTGGTTACGCCCGAAACAGACGTTCAAGAGAGGCTGTGCGCCATCTGAGAAACGTGGATAGATTAAGACATCAGTGgttccagaatcgtgggacatgggacaaatgcttaccatcgcactgcacacaagcatattccTACTCGTGTCCCCGTGTTCTCGGCAGCCCAACAGCAGCTCGCATGGACAgcagtagggatatgcttggtgcagtgcgatgggaagaaagtaggggacgacggtaggtcatagtgggggtaagcatttgtcccacgattctggcatcactgcttacACCTCGTCTGTGGCATTTGGTGGCATTGCACACAAGTAGAAGTCAGTAGAATATGTTAAAATAGCGTCGTACTTCTATATTTGACATATAGCTGACCTGCAGATTTGTTGCACGCGCATGGTATAACCGGTTTGAATGACGTTTCTTCACTATCACAATTCTACAGCAGTTGGATGAGTATTCGAGAATTAAGTATATGTGGTACGGCTTATAAGCCTCTGCAGGATACAAATACTGGAGCGTTGCTAGGTTAGGCAGCTTCGAGGAGGCTGCTATGCAAGGTTGTTTTAGGCAAACCGTTTTAAATACTTCTGTGCGTTTAGTATTATATATCTAGAATAGCTTTAAGTTTTCCGTGTAAGAGTGACGTACCAGCCAAACAGCTGCTCGTAAGTGCCCTAAAGGATCTACGATGGCGTTATCACGTATCAGTAGCTCTTCTGATTTATTGACAGCTCTTTCTCGCATCTCACACGCAGGTATgaaatttacaatatattattacgCAAAAGTTTGCACCTGTCATTATTACTGCTTCTCTGTGAAGCGTCGATCAAAACAATCATGTTCCCACGTCCTGATTCTGCAGTGAAACATCATAATTTCCTCATATATTGACGTTTCCTTCCCATCATTTCTAAATTCGTTCAATTAAAGAGGCAGACATGTACAACACTGTCCGTAGCGTACAATGTTAAGAAAAAGGGCCCATTCTTCGAAATAGAAATTCACGTTATGGAAACCTGTCGACCAAATATTTTCAGTTCTTATTTCCATTGTCTTATCAGTTACATAATATACTAGCGAAACAGGAGGATGACATCGCAATACGTTTGCAGCGCATAAAATTGATCAAACGTACTTTGCAGCGAATGTTAATTATTCGCGATGGACTTCCTACTGTCTCCCACCCCTTCGAATGtcatgataaaaaatatatatgtacatcgATCTCGATCGGTTCTCTGAATAAAAGATATCTAATTCTTCCAGTGAATGCCTCCCTATGCGAGATGCAGTGCACGCGTTACGCAGCGGTGCACCATAATCGAACGAAGGGTCTACACGTGACGAGCGTTCGCCGTTACCCAGACCCCCCCGTTCTACCGCTTCCCACAAACGTTTCTGAAATATTTGCGAACGAAACCGGTCGCTTCGCGCCCGACAGGGCGCGCGATATCGCCGCGCCGGTGCTGATCCACGGCGAAATAGATTGCCGATCATTCTTTTCCAAGGAATATGAGCGACCGACGAATTGCCTGAGCATCCCGGCGACCTGTGCAGACACGCACGTGGACTCGTACGACTGCTTCGGCGCGGTCAGTTTGAACGGCACGATGCAGAGCAACGTGCCGAAACCGTTCTGTTCTAGCGGCAAGTCGACGCATCTGAACATGCCGGGCGGCCAGTGGGCCAGGGACGGGAAGTACATAGCCGAAGACATGCAGAGATCGCACTATCGAAATGTTCGTTTGCCGCAATTGAAATTGGACACGAGCGGTCAGTAGACGTTCAACAACG is drawn from Andrena cerasifolii isolate SP2316 chromosome 8, iyAndCera1_principal, whole genome shotgun sequence and contains these coding sequences:
- the Nd-75 gene encoding NADH dehydrogenase (ubiquinone) 75 kDa subunit — protein: MLRLPVTRLSTGVGLQNGRAFAVRLHTSSKLRQELVEVFIDDKPVQVPPGTTVLQAAAKIGVEIPRFCYHERLAVAGNCRMCLVEIEKQVKPVAACAMPVMKGWRVKTNSDLTRKAREGVMEFLLVNHPLDCPICDQGGECDLQDQSMAFGSDRSRFVDINYSGKRAVEDKDIGPLIKTIMTRCIHCTRCIRFASEVAGIDDLGTTGRGNDMQVGTYVEKLFLSELSGNIIDLCPVGALTSKPYAFVARPWETRRTDSIDVLDAVGSNIVISHRTGEVLRILPRVNEEINEEWLSDKARFSYDGLKRQRLITPMMKIDGKLEAVEWEDALVTVAQAVQDVPLNKCAAIAGKLADAESLVALKDFINRLGSETLATEQSFPKQGAGIDIRSNYLLNNTIAGIEEADVVLLIGTNPRYEAPLVNTRLRKGYIHGEQTIALIGSDVDLTYNHEHLGQSPDIITQLRNGSHPFSNTLKSAKKPLIILGAEQLTRKDGAKILAETQLLAQALGENSKASEVWKVLNILHTNASQVAALDVGYSSSIEQVKQQQPKILFLLGSDDGNIKKQDLPNTLIVYIGSHGDEGASIADVILPGAAYTEKVATYVNTEGRAQQTCAAITPPAVARPDWKIIRALSEICGICLPYDNLAEIRSRLEEIAPHLVRYGNVESANYIAQAIELSKEVNETLPSSPLEIKQKTLNHFFMTDVISRASPTMAKCVQAVIKQQETSV
- the LOC143372532 gene encoding uncharacterized protein LOC143372532; the protein is MALSRISSSSDLLTALSRISHAVNASLCEMQCTRYAAVHHNRTKGLHVTSVRRYPDPPVLPLPTNVSEIFANETGRFAPDRARDIAAPVLIHGEIDCRSFFSKEYERPTNCLSIPATCADTHVDSYDCFGAVSLNGTMQSNVPKPFCSSGKSTHLNMPGGQWARDGKYIAEDMQRSHYRNVRLPQLKLDTSGPATNFLLRTVYWPKYIFSMEYSTNAPQHRNTAQSADDKRDVAHLSKKERFKKVVKDYGSTVIVFHVGISLISLGACYTAVISGLDLLPLIKTFINDGNQQLEKILSNSSNFLLAYTIHKLFAPVRISITLAVTPFLVRYLRRIGILKAPVIKQRQSS
- the P115 gene encoding general vesicular transport factor p115 isoform X1, producing MEYFKSSLKSVLGSTPAENEPSGADTQSAQVERLVDRLQSSTLLNDRRDACRALKALSRTYRVEVGAQGMDALRQILEMDRTDCEISGLALDTLCNITDPKTFDDEVDKHGPRNKVGEQFTEIFIKNSDSVGLVLTLLEEFDFKVRWPALKLLTHLLSNRPKDIQEIVLVSPMGVSKLMDLLSDSREVIRNEVLLLLIQLTKGNANIQKIVAFENAFDRIFDVIAQEGNAEGGIVVEDCLLLMLNLLRGNISNQNFFKEGSYIQKLTPMFEIPAETEDNSLGGWSPQKVSNVHCMVQVVRALVAPSGPAQAIATCQRIMRACGLLQALCNILMASGVPADVLTETINTVAEVIRGNASNQEFLAGVMAPSSPPRPAIVVLLMSMVNEKQPFILRCSVLYCFQCFLYKNETGQSQLIQTLLPQGNEMPSLTTGQLLCGGLFSLDSLSNWFSAVALSHALIDDSTQKEQLLRVLLATNIGKPPVTLMQQCVMLLQQGNKTQCKLGLLMLLCRWTAHCPAAVKSFLLIDSSVAYLTALLSSQENNDDLQETLLQSMCAMLIGFCIHFNDNSVPNYTKEKLCNLIENRIGLERFQDAIGGLARHEVYSRTLKHPQPSVKNPSELLLDHEFCRLSKALEGMITKSVLDANSLHNENQTTTPTPPDSVLVAQYKEVIREQDLQIQKLNQVTESLAREKHELELQAHDLRSTISHLKDQNLVLRAARTNMLSEEIELYGTVNNGDSAKELEKCRNVVVDLENRLAEYTWTINEYKRKFEERDEADIERKLKDKSEELEKLKKDQEDLLELLTDQDSKIILYKERLIALGEKVETDESSVELDTDDHPESNNSIERND
- the P115 gene encoding general vesicular transport factor p115 isoform X2: MEYFKSSLKSVLGSTPAENEPSGADTVERLVDRLQSSTLLNDRRDACRALKALSRTYRVEVGAQGMDALRQILEMDRTDCEISGLALDTLCNITDPKTFDDEVDKHGPRNKVGEQFTEIFIKNSDSVGLVLTLLEEFDFKVRWPALKLLTHLLSNRPKDIQEIVLVSPMGVSKLMDLLSDSREVIRNEVLLLLIQLTKGNANIQKIVAFENAFDRIFDVIAQEGNAEGGIVVEDCLLLMLNLLRGNISNQNFFKEGSYIQKLTPMFEIPAETEDNSLGGWSPQKVSNVHCMVQVVRALVAPSGPAQAIATCQRIMRACGLLQALCNILMASGVPADVLTETINTVAEVIRGNASNQEFLAGVMAPSSPPRPAIVVLLMSMVNEKQPFILRCSVLYCFQCFLYKNETGQSQLIQTLLPQGNEMPSLTTGQLLCGGLFSLDSLSNWFSAVALSHALIDDSTQKEQLLRVLLATNIGKPPVTLMQQCVMLLQQGNKTQCKLGLLMLLCRWTAHCPAAVKSFLLIDSSVAYLTALLSSQENNDDLQETLLQSMCAMLIGFCIHFNDNSVPNYTKEKLCNLIENRIGLERFQDAIGGLARHEVYSRTLKHPQPSVKNPSELLLDHEFCRLSKALEGMITKSVLDANSLHNENQTTTPTPPDSVLVAQYKEVIREQDLQIQKLNQVTESLAREKHELELQAHDLRSTISHLKDQNLVLRAARTNMLSEEIELYGTVNNGDSAKELEKCRNVVVDLENRLAEYTWTINEYKRKFEERDEADIERKLKDKSEELEKLKKDQEDLLELLTDQDSKIILYKERLIALGEKVETDESSVELDTDDHPESNNSIERND